Proteins encoded together in one Desulfosporosinus meridiei DSM 13257 window:
- the cdaA gene encoding diadenylate cyclase CdaA — translation MAEFLSQFRNFGPRSAIDIIVVAVVFYQFYMLIKRTRAVQLVKGVMVLLAVSLLAKYFQLTSISWLLNKLLEVFFIAIPVVFQPELRKALEQLGRGRFFTRHPSTPGVDTLEQVAEELVRCTQVLSKNRIGALIVIERQTGVQDFVETGIKIDGVVSSEFLVNIFIPNTPLHDGAVIIRRDRVAAAGCFLPLSVNPAINKELGTRHRAALGLTEITDSLALVVSEETGAISIGIDGALTRFTDEKSLRELLLRELDVKSIPSSVIPFWRW, via the coding sequence ATGGCCGAGTTTTTATCACAATTTCGTAATTTTGGACCGCGGAGCGCTATTGATATTATCGTGGTGGCAGTGGTCTTCTACCAGTTTTATATGCTCATTAAACGTACTCGTGCTGTTCAGTTAGTCAAAGGAGTAATGGTTCTTTTAGCAGTCTCTTTGCTAGCAAAATATTTTCAATTAACGAGTATTAGTTGGTTATTAAATAAGCTCTTGGAAGTGTTTTTCATAGCGATACCTGTTGTCTTTCAGCCTGAACTTAGAAAGGCTTTAGAACAATTAGGCCGAGGGCGGTTTTTTACTCGTCATCCTTCTACCCCCGGAGTAGATACATTAGAACAAGTCGCGGAAGAATTAGTGCGTTGTACACAAGTCCTTTCTAAGAATCGGATTGGGGCTTTGATTGTGATTGAACGTCAAACAGGAGTTCAAGATTTTGTAGAGACTGGAATCAAAATTGATGGAGTGGTATCGTCTGAGTTTTTAGTCAATATTTTTATTCCAAATACACCACTTCATGATGGGGCGGTAATTATTCGACGCGATCGAGTGGCGGCTGCTGGTTGCTTTCTTCCTTTGTCTGTAAATCCCGCTATTAATAAGGAATTGGGAACACGGCACAGAGCTGCTTTAGGATTAACAGAGATTACTGATTCTTTAGCCCTCGTTGTTTCTGAGGAAACGGGAGCGATATCTATTGGTATAGATGGTGCACTGACTCGGTTTACCGATGAAAAATCTTTACGAGAATTATTGCTAAGGGAACTTGATGTTAAGAGTATTCCCTCATCGGTTATTCCGTTTTGGAGGTGGTAG
- the glmS gene encoding glutamine--fructose-6-phosphate transaminase (isomerizing), translating to MCGIVGYIGKRVAIPILVDGLKKLEYRGYDSAGVAVLDCEKIVVSKSVGKLVALEGELGQDYSQASIGIGHTRWATHGRPSQLNAHPHCDCNQDFVVVHNGIIENYLELKDKLIEKGHKFASETDTEVLAHLLEDYFEGDLEGAMRKVLKTIRGSFAMVALRRQEPDKLVAARKDSPMVVGLGEGEFFVASDITAILNYTRKVYILDDGEMVVITEEGVKVTDFEGNPRTKEVYDVKWDAVAAEKGGYEHFMLKEIHEQPKALRDTVLGRLEEERVVLQEVDLTLDELAQINKVYIVACGTAWHAGLVGKTLIERWARLPVEVDIASEFRYRSPLVDEHTLVVVVSQSGETADTLAALREAKNRGARVVAVTNVVGSTVSREAHDVIFTWAGPEIAVASTKAYTTQLEGMVLLGLYLAQVKGSLPSGKIGEIIEALKKIPAQVQELLDQEDLIRELAKSFAKVENTFFIGRSLDWAVAMEGSLKLKEISYIHAEAYAAGELKHGTLALITEETPVIALATQRDVYEKTISNVKEVKARDAKVIGLTYAGNTSMAKSVDHVIYIPETLDELSPMLTVIPLQLLSYYVSVARGCDVDKPRNLAKSVTVE from the coding sequence ATGTGTGGTATCGTAGGATATATTGGAAAAAGAGTAGCTATTCCTATTTTAGTTGATGGATTAAAGAAATTAGAGTATAGAGGGTATGACTCTGCAGGTGTAGCAGTCCTTGACTGTGAAAAAATTGTGGTTTCAAAAAGCGTTGGAAAGTTAGTTGCTTTAGAAGGAGAACTTGGTCAGGATTATTCTCAAGCTTCTATCGGAATCGGTCACACTCGCTGGGCAACTCATGGTCGACCATCTCAGCTAAATGCGCATCCCCATTGCGATTGTAATCAAGATTTTGTAGTTGTGCATAATGGAATCATTGAAAATTACCTGGAATTAAAAGATAAGCTTATTGAAAAAGGCCATAAATTTGCTTCTGAGACAGATACGGAAGTTTTAGCTCACTTACTGGAGGATTACTTTGAAGGTGACCTTGAAGGAGCAATGAGAAAGGTTCTAAAGACTATTCGGGGTTCCTTTGCGATGGTCGCCTTAAGACGTCAGGAACCCGATAAATTGGTGGCAGCTCGCAAAGATAGTCCAATGGTGGTCGGTCTCGGTGAAGGAGAATTTTTTGTAGCCAGTGACATTACTGCGATTTTGAACTATACTCGTAAAGTTTATATTTTAGATGACGGTGAAATGGTAGTCATTACTGAAGAAGGGGTTAAGGTCACAGACTTTGAAGGGAATCCTCGCACGAAGGAAGTCTATGATGTAAAGTGGGATGCAGTAGCTGCTGAGAAAGGTGGATATGAGCATTTCATGCTCAAAGAGATCCATGAACAACCAAAGGCCCTGAGAGACACGGTGTTAGGCCGTCTGGAAGAGGAGCGAGTCGTCCTCCAAGAAGTAGACTTAACTCTGGATGAACTTGCCCAAATTAATAAGGTATATATCGTTGCCTGCGGTACAGCCTGGCATGCAGGGTTGGTTGGCAAAACCCTGATCGAACGCTGGGCGCGCCTCCCTGTCGAAGTCGATATAGCCTCCGAGTTCCGCTATCGCTCCCCATTAGTTGATGAGCATACTTTAGTTGTGGTAGTCAGCCAGTCGGGGGAAACTGCTGACACCTTAGCAGCTCTGCGTGAAGCAAAAAACCGCGGTGCCCGGGTGGTAGCAGTTACAAATGTAGTCGGCAGTACCGTGTCCCGTGAAGCTCACGATGTAATCTTTACTTGGGCCGGTCCAGAGATTGCAGTAGCCTCAACAAAGGCATACACCACTCAGTTAGAGGGAATGGTTTTACTAGGACTCTATCTCGCTCAAGTCAAAGGGTCATTACCTTCGGGAAAAATAGGAGAGATTATTGAGGCTCTGAAAAAGATTCCGGCTCAAGTTCAAGAGCTGTTAGATCAAGAAGATTTAATTAGAGAATTAGCAAAATCCTTTGCTAAGGTAGAAAACACGTTTTTCATCGGACGCTCTCTAGATTGGGCTGTGGCAATGGAAGGATCACTTAAACTAAAAGAGATTTCTTATATCCACGCGGAAGCCTATGCAGCGGGAGAATTGAAGCATGGCACCTTGGCCTTGATCACTGAGGAAACGCCTGTTATCGCTTTAGCTACTCAACGAGATGTATATGAAAAGACGATTTCTAATGTCAAAGAGGTAAAGGCCCGGGATGCTAAAGTGATCGGACTGACCTATGCAGGTAACACCAGTATGGCGAAGTCGGTGGATCATGTCATCTATATACCCGAGACCTTGGATGAGCTTTCCCCCATGCTTACAGTTATTCCACTGCAACTGCTATCGTACTATGTATCTGTTGCAAGAGGGTGCGATGTCGATAAACCGAGGAATTTGGCGAAGAGCGTTACGGTGGAGTAA
- a CDS encoding 7-cyano-7-deazaguanine synthase, protein MKSEILVLLSGGLDSTACVAYYLNLGFKVKALFVDYNQNAVDQEKKSAYAISNYYCVDFQVLKCSGLRQWGTGVIPGRNAFLLSIALLSSNLSQGLIAIGIHSGTSYYDCSPNFLLEMNNLFDCYTDGKISISAPFLNYNKDFIWQYCLDHAVPIELTYSCEKGFLEPCGSCLSCRDREVLRACKKK, encoded by the coding sequence ATGAAATCTGAGATATTGGTTCTTTTAAGCGGCGGTCTTGACTCAACAGCTTGTGTTGCATACTACTTGAACTTGGGCTTTAAAGTTAAGGCTCTTTTTGTTGATTATAACCAAAATGCAGTTGACCAAGAAAAGAAATCAGCTTATGCCATTAGCAATTATTACTGTGTTGACTTCCAAGTCTTGAAATGTTCTGGGTTGCGTCAGTGGGGAACGGGAGTAATTCCTGGAAGAAATGCATTTTTATTAAGTATTGCCTTGCTTTCATCAAACCTAAGTCAGGGATTGATTGCTATTGGAATCCATTCTGGTACTAGTTACTATGACTGTTCACCTAATTTCTTATTGGAAATGAACAATTTGTTTGATTGCTATACAGATGGGAAAATTTCTATTAGTGCGCCATTTTTAAATTATAATAAAGATTTTATCTGGCAATATTGTTTGGATCATGCTGTGCCGATTGAACTAACTTACAGTTGCGAAAAAGGTTTTTTAGAACCATGTGGTAGTTGTTTATCATGTAGAGATAGGGAGGTTCTCCGTGCTTGCAAGAAGAAATAA
- a CDS encoding DUF1819 family protein translates to MEYSAGMVKCSFWFPEFRKVIQHLNAGKKLTEIKEKNKNENIFAAPTQARASQIFNAVARRAKSLDQSFYLLFEQSDVTMQKIITLIAIMATDRLFFDFIYEVYREKLILGSDELTDRDLRIFFKDKQLQSKKVAKWRDYTLKRLGTCYKTLLMEAGITDRSTGNRKLLKPILDKSLEDCLRANGMEIMIHALTGVR, encoded by the coding sequence GTGGAATATAGTGCCGGAATGGTGAAATGCTCATTTTGGTTTCCGGAGTTTCGTAAAGTAATTCAGCATTTAAATGCTGGCAAAAAGTTAACTGAAATCAAAGAGAAGAACAAGAATGAGAATATCTTTGCAGCTCCTACACAAGCAAGGGCATCCCAAATATTTAATGCCGTAGCCAGACGTGCAAAGAGTCTAGATCAGTCGTTTTATCTTCTATTTGAGCAAAGTGATGTAACCATGCAAAAGATCATTACCCTTATAGCTATCATGGCGACAGATCGTCTGTTCTTTGATTTCATCTACGAAGTGTATCGTGAGAAATTGATCCTTGGCAGCGATGAACTGACAGATCGGGATCTTCGCATTTTCTTTAAGGACAAGCAATTGCAAAGTAAAAAAGTTGCCAAATGGAGGGACTATACCCTGAAGCGTCTCGGAACCTGCTATAAGACATTGCTCATGGAAGCGGGTATAACGGATCGTTCGACTGGCAACCGGAAACTATTGAAGCCGATTTTGGACAAATCTTTGGAAGATTGCCTGCGAGCTAACGGCATGGAGATCATGATCCATGCCCTAACGGGAGTGAGATAA
- a CDS encoding reverse transcriptase domain-containing protein, translating to MFDPDISPYSYGFRPGKRGHDSARQAREYIQQGYKVVVDTDLEKFLDRVNHDILIARVARKEKNKRILKLTRSYVETGYSRTHFWKSLMKTLWYSVVDKVTVNDSNDIQFTFGIVRWLKHNSYTRPTGW from the coding sequence ATATTTGACCCAGACATTTCCCCATATAGCTATGGGTTTAGACCGGGAAAAAGAGGACATGATTCGGCACGACAAGCACGCGAATACATCCAACAGGGATATAAAGTAGTAGTAGACACCGACTTGGAGAAGTTTTTAGATCGTGTAAACCACGACATATTAATAGCCAGAGTAGCTCGAAAAGAGAAGAACAAACGTATTCTAAAACTTACTCGTTCCTATGTTGAAACAGGTTACAGCAGGACTCACTTTTGGAAGAGTTTGATGAAAACGCTATGGTATTCGGTGGTAGACAAAGTCACGGTCAATGATTCCAATGATATTCAGTTTACTTTTGGGATAGTACGGTGGTTAAAGCATAATAGTTATACTCGACCCACAGGGTGGTAG
- the glmM gene encoding phosphoglucosamine mutase, whose translation MDRLFGTDGVRGVANSQLTPSLAFRLGQAGAYVLSKEHPHPRIIIGKDTRISGDMLEAALIAGICSVGADVLRVGVLPTPGIALLTRTLDVSAGVVISASHNPVQDNGIKFFDSTGYKLPDAIEDDIERIVVSTEKPWETPIGGEIGRVIEVPDAEARYKDFLKNTVGRLDGIKVVLDCANGAASFVGPKVLQEVGVEVISICNTPDGVNINAGCGSTHPEKLQKAVLEHNADLGLAMDGDADRLIVVDEHGTVLDGDFIMLICALAQKGKGKLAQNAVVVTVMSNLGLHLALKEAGIAIYETKVGDRYVMEELIRTGAQLGGEQSGHIIFLDNNTTGDGLLTALQLLAVIKERQLPLSKLASQMQRLPQVLLNAKVQHKERLMKDDRVLTKVQEAEDLLNGTGRVLVRPSGTESLIRVMVEGSDQQKLKELAQEVIDTILLCDE comes from the coding sequence TTGGATCGACTCTTTGGAACTGATGGGGTGCGTGGTGTGGCTAACAGCCAACTGACCCCCAGTCTTGCTTTTCGCCTTGGGCAGGCAGGTGCCTATGTACTTAGCAAGGAGCATCCACATCCCCGAATCATAATTGGCAAAGACACTAGAATCTCAGGAGATATGCTTGAAGCTGCACTTATTGCAGGGATCTGCTCAGTTGGAGCGGATGTCTTGCGGGTTGGGGTACTACCGACTCCTGGAATCGCCCTCTTGACTCGAACTCTTGATGTTAGTGCCGGTGTCGTTATTTCTGCCTCGCATAATCCAGTACAAGATAATGGGATTAAGTTTTTTGATTCAACAGGTTATAAATTGCCCGATGCCATCGAAGATGACATAGAAAGAATTGTTGTCAGTACTGAAAAACCTTGGGAAACCCCAATCGGTGGGGAGATCGGCCGGGTTATCGAAGTACCTGATGCCGAAGCCCGCTATAAGGATTTTCTCAAGAATACTGTAGGACGTTTAGATGGTATTAAAGTCGTTCTAGATTGTGCCAATGGTGCGGCATCCTTTGTTGGCCCAAAAGTATTACAGGAAGTAGGGGTTGAAGTAATCTCTATTTGTAATACACCTGACGGTGTGAATATCAATGCAGGCTGCGGATCGACTCATCCTGAAAAGTTGCAGAAGGCTGTTCTGGAGCACAATGCAGACCTAGGGTTGGCAATGGATGGAGATGCTGATCGTCTTATTGTAGTAGATGAACATGGAACTGTTTTAGACGGAGACTTTATTATGCTTATTTGTGCTTTAGCACAGAAAGGAAAAGGAAAGTTAGCACAAAATGCAGTTGTAGTTACTGTAATGAGCAATTTGGGGTTGCATCTGGCTCTAAAAGAAGCGGGAATCGCGATCTATGAGACAAAAGTCGGGGATCGCTATGTTATGGAAGAATTAATCAGGACAGGGGCTCAGCTTGGGGGAGAGCAATCTGGACATATTATTTTCCTGGACAACAACACCACGGGCGATGGTTTATTAACTGCTCTTCAGCTCTTGGCAGTGATCAAGGAACGGCAACTTCCTTTGTCAAAGCTCGCATCTCAAATGCAACGGCTGCCTCAAGTTTTGCTTAATGCTAAAGTTCAACATAAGGAACGGTTAATGAAGGATGATCGAGTACTTACCAAAGTACAAGAAGCAGAGGATCTACTTAACGGTACAGGCAGAGTATTAGTACGCCCTTCTGGCACAGAGTCTTTAATTCGGGTAATGGTAGAAGGTTCAGACCAACAAAAATTGAAAGAATTAGCCCAAGAAGTAATCGACACTATTCTGCTATGTGATGAATAA
- a CDS encoding CdaR family protein produces MLELLRRNLGVKVVSFLFAILFWLYVLNQGTTDKLIPEQTLTIPLVVSGLDQKMVVMTQLPLVRVRLQGINPSANIKDIYAVVDLSSGMPGESTYGIKVNIPTGTNVVDYQPSTIKLTLDTVEEKMVPVQAVVSGSPANDYQVGSLIIKPSAVNVRGPSSKLGTLDKVIVEVSVAGVNETIQVSRPVSFRDKEGKPIFGPDPSVTILSAYPSSVDVIAPIMAKELSSKMVPLKVTSKGTLAAGMELRSLVPSPGSVQVSGTQQALKGFDTLNIGPVDISNLADNKTFQIPIEQVALPQGVSLIGGTTISVTAQIGPGPVQKTIPGVAVQIRNVGKDLEIDQSIAPIDIVIEGLSDNLKNVTADQIQLWVDASGQPVGSYSNINVFWQLPPGVTMPTTPQVTYSLKAHLDKGAE; encoded by the coding sequence ATGTTAGAGCTGTTGCGGAGAAACCTTGGTGTTAAGGTAGTTTCGTTTTTGTTTGCGATTCTCTTTTGGTTATATGTGCTGAATCAAGGAACGACGGATAAGCTGATTCCTGAACAAACACTGACAATTCCCCTCGTGGTCAGTGGATTAGATCAAAAAATGGTTGTAATGACTCAGCTCCCTTTAGTCCGTGTCCGTTTACAAGGAATAAATCCCAGTGCCAACATTAAAGATATCTATGCAGTGGTAGATCTTTCTTCCGGTATGCCGGGAGAAAGTACCTATGGCATTAAAGTAAATATCCCAACAGGGACTAATGTTGTAGATTATCAACCCAGCACTATTAAGTTAACTCTAGATACAGTTGAGGAAAAGATGGTTCCGGTGCAAGCAGTTGTCTCGGGGAGCCCGGCGAATGATTATCAGGTAGGAAGTCTTATCATTAAACCCTCAGCGGTTAATGTACGAGGTCCCAGCTCTAAGCTAGGCACCTTAGACAAAGTAATAGTTGAAGTTAGTGTAGCAGGAGTTAATGAAACAATTCAGGTTTCCAGACCCGTGAGCTTTCGTGATAAAGAAGGTAAACCGATTTTTGGACCTGACCCAAGCGTAACTATTCTAAGCGCTTATCCAAGCAGCGTAGATGTAATTGCCCCAATCATGGCAAAGGAGCTGTCTTCAAAGATGGTTCCCCTTAAAGTGACAAGTAAAGGGACCCTGGCCGCAGGAATGGAACTTCGCTCACTAGTTCCATCTCCGGGTAGTGTACAGGTTTCCGGGACCCAGCAAGCTTTGAAAGGCTTCGACACACTCAATATTGGGCCAGTGGACATTAGTAATTTAGCGGATAATAAAACATTTCAGATACCTATCGAGCAAGTCGCTCTACCACAGGGAGTTTCCTTGATAGGTGGAACAACCATAAGTGTAACTGCCCAGATTGGGCCCGGGCCTGTCCAAAAAACTATTCCAGGGGTTGCGGTTCAAATTCGAAATGTGGGGAAAGATTTAGAGATAGATCAATCAATAGCCCCTATAGATATTGTAATTGAGGGACTTTCCGACAACTTAAAGAATGTAACAGCAGATCAGATACAACTTTGGGTTGATGCTTCCGGTCAGCCAGTTGGCAGTTATTCGAATATCAATGTTTTCTGGCAGCTTCCTCCGGGAGTGACAATGCCTACTACACCTCAAGTGACCTATAGTCTTAAAGCTCACTTGGATAAAGGAGCAGAGTAA
- a CDS encoding CBASS oligonucleotide cyclase, with translation MGGSGGGYFHISNPNDFTKKLREEEEKTTNSHFETEVSGLIDELLAQYNNRDTELITRHIERIKLALEKDIEGVLDLLFGGSVSKHTYVDGLSDIDALVILNKSDLNGKSPEDVKNYFYTRLKESLPNTEIHRGKLAITIKYSDSEIQILPAVRTESGIKIADQNSGKWASINPEKFTTCLTEVNKNVSMKLIPTIKMVKSIISNLPENRQLTGYHVESLAVEIFKSYDGKKTTKSMLKHFFSEATDKVMSPIKDKTGQSRHVDDYLGSGGSLERKIASDALNRIARKLKNADGSQSLDKWKEILGENN, from the coding sequence ATGGGTGGATCAGGTGGAGGATATTTTCACATTTCTAATCCGAATGACTTTACTAAGAAACTAAGAGAAGAAGAAGAAAAAACTACAAATAGTCATTTTGAAACTGAAGTTTCAGGTTTAATAGATGAACTATTAGCACAATATAATAACCGTGATACTGAACTCATTACAAGGCATATTGAGAGAATAAAATTGGCACTAGAAAAAGACATTGAAGGTGTCTTAGATCTGCTTTTCGGTGGTTCGGTCTCAAAACATACATACGTAGATGGCTTAAGTGACATAGATGCACTAGTGATATTAAATAAGTCGGATTTAAATGGAAAATCACCAGAGGATGTAAAGAATTATTTTTATACTAGACTGAAAGAAAGTTTGCCCAATACTGAGATTCATAGAGGAAAATTAGCAATAACAATAAAATACTCCGATTCAGAAATACAAATTCTCCCAGCCGTAAGGACTGAAAGTGGAATAAAGATAGCTGACCAAAATAGTGGAAAATGGGCGAGTATTAATCCGGAAAAGTTTACTACTTGTTTAACAGAAGTTAATAAAAATGTTTCTATGAAACTTATACCTACTATTAAAATGGTTAAATCCATAATTTCAAATTTGCCAGAAAATAGGCAGCTAACGGGGTACCATGTTGAATCGCTAGCTGTGGAAATATTTAAAAGTTATGATGGAAAAAAGACAACTAAGTCAATGCTAAAACATTTCTTTTCTGAAGCAACAGATAAAGTTATGTCACCAATTAAGGATAAGACTGGTCAATCTAGACATGTAGACGATTACCTTGGGTCAGGTGGTAGCTTAGAAAGGAAGATAGCTTCTGACGCACTAAATCGTATTGCTAGAAAATTAAAAAATGCAGATGGATCACAATCGCTTGATAAATGGAAGGAAATATTGGGGGAAAACAATTGA
- a CDS encoding NAD(P)/FAD-dependent oxidoreductase → MDLVWSNLRIAVEEDIFLTTIMARKMKVSEQSISGLRFLRRSLDARKKPHLAFVYTLQFSLNVPRPEGNRILARVPGLKEALIEVPIIWPKPSNTLVHRPVVIGAGPAGYFAALSLARKGYAPLVLERGDSVEERSRKVQEFWDKGKLDSESNVQFGEGGAGTFSDGKLTTRIQDRRISEVLETFVKHGAPSEILYLAKPHIGTDILKDVVKRIRQEIVSLGGEVRFRAKVTGLKSSLGRLSKVVVNGEEEISAETAILAIGHSARDVFKLLSDMDLTLEKKSFAIGLRIEHPQALINQSQYGVEEHPHLGAADYQLTYKDVRTGRGAYAFCMCPGGKVVAAASEEDGVVTNGMSGYARDTKIANSALVVTVGADDFPTANPLAGLEFQRTWEHKAFVAGGSAYRAPAQRVVDFFERRVTDNFDLLPTYNPGIKPYNLHEVLPEVVGDVLERALRDFNGKIKGFSGKEATLTGIETRTSSPIRIVRNTQGESLNLAGLYPTGEGAGYAGGITSAAVDGIRIAEFLMAQFAPIE, encoded by the coding sequence GTGGATTTAGTGTGGTCGAATTTGAGAATCGCTGTAGAAGAGGATATTTTCTTAACGACTATAATGGCTCGTAAAATGAAAGTGTCGGAACAAAGTATCAGTGGTTTGCGTTTTCTGAGGCGTTCTTTAGATGCTCGTAAGAAGCCTCATCTTGCTTTCGTGTATACGCTCCAATTCTCTCTTAATGTGCCGAGACCTGAAGGGAATCGAATTTTAGCTCGGGTTCCCGGACTTAAGGAGGCGCTTATAGAGGTTCCTATTATATGGCCAAAACCCAGCAATACCCTGGTTCATCGTCCGGTAGTAATTGGTGCCGGACCGGCAGGGTATTTTGCTGCATTATCATTAGCGCGAAAGGGATATGCTCCGCTCGTTCTGGAACGGGGTGACTCCGTCGAGGAACGATCCCGTAAGGTTCAGGAATTTTGGGATAAAGGAAAGTTAGATTCTGAGAGTAATGTGCAATTTGGAGAAGGTGGAGCCGGGACTTTCTCGGATGGGAAGCTCACAACTCGCATCCAAGATCGACGGATTTCGGAGGTCTTAGAAACCTTCGTCAAGCATGGAGCTCCCTCAGAAATTCTTTACCTAGCGAAGCCTCACATTGGAACAGACATCCTTAAAGATGTAGTTAAAAGAATTCGACAGGAAATTGTATCTTTGGGCGGAGAGGTTCGTTTTCGCGCTAAAGTAACCGGATTGAAGTCATCCTTAGGCCGTCTAAGTAAGGTAGTTGTCAACGGAGAAGAGGAAATTTCCGCTGAAACAGCTATTCTTGCAATTGGGCATAGTGCTCGGGATGTCTTTAAACTATTAAGCGATATGGATCTTACTCTGGAGAAGAAATCCTTTGCAATTGGCTTGAGAATTGAGCACCCCCAGGCTCTAATAAATCAGTCTCAGTATGGAGTTGAGGAACACCCTCACCTTGGCGCTGCAGATTATCAGCTCACTTACAAGGATGTGAGAACCGGCCGAGGGGCCTATGCCTTTTGCATGTGCCCGGGAGGAAAGGTTGTGGCAGCTGCATCTGAGGAGGATGGAGTTGTCACGAATGGAATGAGCGGTTATGCTCGGGATACAAAGATTGCCAACAGCGCATTAGTCGTAACTGTTGGGGCAGACGATTTTCCGACAGCTAACCCACTGGCAGGTTTAGAATTTCAACGAACCTGGGAACATAAGGCATTTGTTGCCGGTGGATCTGCCTATAGGGCACCTGCCCAAAGAGTTGTTGACTTTTTTGAACGGCGTGTAACGGATAATTTTGATTTGTTACCCACTTATAATCCCGGTATTAAACCGTATAACTTACATGAGGTGCTTCCGGAAGTTGTAGGAGATGTTTTAGAGCGTGCTCTTCGAGATTTCAATGGGAAGATTAAAGGTTTCAGTGGGAAAGAGGCAACTTTGACAGGGATTGAGACAAGAACCAGTTCTCCCATTCGCATCGTCCGAAATACCCAGGGAGAATCCTTAAATCTGGCGGGACTCTATCCGACGGGTGAAGGAGCGGGGTATGCAGGGGGAATTACAAGTGCTGCTGTCGATGGTATTAGAATTGCTGAATTTCTTATGGCGCAATTTGCTCCAATAGAGTAA
- a CDS encoding DUF1786 domain-containing protein, with translation MAESALVIDVGSGTQDILLYQSERNLENCPKFIVPSRTQIVAAQIREATSKREQIFLHGHLMGGGASSAALKKHIAAGLKVYATAEAAVTFNDNLAIVEGMGILICDKPPEPVTSIWMGDVDTGSLRQALEAFGLGYPTRAAVAVQDHGFSVTESNRTLRFRLWEEFVLQGGDLKKLVFTETIPKVYTRMRALRAIIPNAVVTDTGTAALLGIMADQYVKPYLNQGILAINIGNSHVLAAAIRGERVYGVFEQHTSMLDTESLAHYIKRFQLAELTNDEIYSNGGHGAALHPDMGSGWDFVVVTGPRRSMAKPMNWYEAAPYGDMMLTGCFGILAGMGIIK, from the coding sequence ATGGCGGAAAGTGCACTAGTTATTGATGTAGGATCAGGCACTCAGGATATTTTGCTCTATCAATCAGAGAGAAATCTAGAAAACTGTCCGAAGTTTATAGTTCCCAGTCGAACCCAGATTGTCGCGGCCCAGATTCGAGAGGCTACGTCTAAAAGAGAGCAAATTTTTTTACATGGGCATTTAATGGGCGGAGGGGCAAGTTCTGCTGCGCTAAAAAAACATATCGCAGCAGGTCTTAAAGTTTACGCCACTGCTGAGGCGGCGGTTACATTTAACGACAATTTGGCGATTGTAGAAGGCATGGGAATCCTGATTTGCGATAAACCTCCGGAACCGGTAACTTCTATCTGGATGGGAGATGTAGATACAGGTTCTCTGCGGCAAGCACTCGAAGCATTTGGCCTGGGTTATCCAACAAGAGCGGCAGTAGCAGTCCAAGATCATGGTTTTAGTGTTACGGAGAGCAATAGGACGCTTAGATTTCGCCTTTGGGAAGAATTTGTCCTTCAGGGGGGAGATTTAAAAAAACTAGTCTTCACAGAGACTATTCCAAAAGTCTATACGAGAATGCGTGCCCTTCGAGCCATTATTCCGAATGCAGTCGTGACTGATACTGGAACAGCAGCACTCTTGGGAATCATGGCAGATCAGTATGTAAAGCCTTACTTAAATCAGGGAATTTTGGCTATTAATATTGGGAATTCTCATGTCCTTGCTGCCGCAATACGCGGTGAACGGGTTTATGGAGTATTTGAGCAGCATACTAGTATGCTTGATACCGAATCTTTGGCGCATTATATCAAACGATTTCAATTGGCTGAATTGACCAATGACGAAATCTACTCAAACGGAGGACATGGAGCGGCTCTTCATCCGGATATGGGCTCCGGCTGGGATTTTGTTGTTGTTACCGGCCCGAGAAGAAGTATGGCAAAACCAATGAACTGGTATGAAGCGGCACCTTATGGGGATATGATGTTAACAGGATGTTTTGGCATACTGGCAGGAATGGGAATCATTAAGTAA